A single genomic interval of Trueperaceae bacterium harbors:
- a CDS encoding BspA family leucine-rich repeat surface protein, whose protein sequence is MRSVLMWRFVVWVLVGLFALSGCSQDTAAPGGSPAPDGGSVESVRIVQGDSVGAGVGDRLALDVEVEVVGDVSRDVVWSSSAPSVAEVNASGVVSAVGVGEATVRAEAVADSGVSAEIVISVGEDPAVVAVRIDQEDAVSVTAGGSVALSVTVSASGGADPGVVWASSDASVATVSPSGMVTAVAPGSAVISATSTFDASKRDSVEVTVTASAGVDGVSIDQVSPTSVGVNRSAQLSVTVSTNGDADAGVVWESSDPGVATVDESGLVTAVAVGSTTISATSSFDASTSDAIRVSVSAFYLAENGVTIKCETADFGDEGVVGGVTYTKRRQSAITASNAGSTCTSGVTDMSSMFEDTDFNSDIGGWDTSSVTDMSYMFQDTDFNSDIGGWDTRRVINMKAMFEGATDFNQDIGDWDTSSVTDMSYMFFEASSFNQDIGDWDTRGVTKMDHLFFQARKFNQDVGGWNTVSVTDMEGMFFGATAFDQEIGGWNTENVTTMKNMFYEAETFNGDVSSWNTSSVKNMEGLFYGAKRFNKKVGGWDTRSVTNMRSSFGRAHAFNQEIGEWDTSDVTDMAYMFFDAEAFNKGIGEWHTSKVTNMNHMFNEAESFDQNVSSWCVSQIDTTPTDFSRLAAFSGSPEKFPDWGQCPQ, encoded by the coding sequence GTGCGTAGCGTGTTGATGTGGCGTTTCGTGGTGTGGGTCCTCGTTGGATTGTTCGCGTTGAGTGGGTGTTCTCAGGATACGGCGGCGCCGGGCGGCTCGCCCGCGCCGGACGGTGGTTCGGTCGAGAGCGTGAGGATTGTGCAGGGGGATTCGGTGGGCGCGGGCGTGGGCGATCGTCTCGCCTTGGACGTGGAGGTGGAGGTGGTGGGGGATGTCTCGCGGGATGTCGTGTGGTCGTCGTCGGCGCCCTCGGTGGCTGAAGTGAATGCGTCGGGCGTCGTGTCGGCGGTGGGGGTGGGTGAGGCGACGGTGCGTGCTGAGGCCGTGGCGGACTCGGGGGTGTCGGCTGAGATCGTGATTTCGGTGGGGGAGGATCCGGCGGTGGTTGCGGTGCGCATCGACCAGGAGGACGCGGTGTCGGTGACGGCGGGGGGTTCCGTGGCGTTGTCGGTGACGGTGTCCGCGAGTGGGGGGGCGGATCCGGGGGTGGTGTGGGCGAGCAGCGATGCGTCCGTCGCGACGGTGAGTCCGAGCGGGATGGTGACGGCGGTTGCGCCGGGGAGTGCAGTGATCTCCGCGACGAGCACGTTCGATGCGTCGAAGCGGGACTCGGTTGAGGTGACGGTGACGGCGTCGGCCGGGGTGGATGGCGTGTCGATCGATCAGGTGTCGCCGACGAGTGTCGGCGTGAATCGTTCAGCGCAGTTGTCGGTGACGGTGTCCACGAATGGGGACGCGGATGCTGGGGTCGTGTGGGAGAGCAGCGATCCGGGTGTGGCGACGGTAGATGAAAGTGGGTTGGTGACGGCGGTAGCGGTGGGGAGCACGACGATCTCGGCAACGAGTTCGTTCGATGCGTCGACGAGTGATGCGATTCGCGTGTCGGTTTCCGCGTTCTACCTTGCCGAGAACGGCGTCACGATCAAGTGCGAGACCGCGGACTTTGGGGACGAAGGCGTGGTGGGTGGCGTGACGTATACAAAGCGTAGGCAATCGGCGATTACCGCTTCGAATGCAGGTTCCACGTGTACGAGTGGTGTGACGGACATGAGCTCCATGTTCGAGGATACGGACTTCAACTCGGATATTGGGGGTTGGGACACGAGCAGCGTGACGGACATGAGCTACATGTTCCAGGATACGGACTTCAACTCGGATATTGGGGGTTGGGACACACGCCGTGTAATCAACATGAAAGCAATGTTCGAAGGCGCAACTGACTTCAATCAGGATATTGGGGATTGGGACACGAGCAGCGTGACGGACATGAGCTACATGTTTTTCGAGGCTTCCTCCTTCAATCAGGACATTGGGGATTGGGACACGCGTGGGGTCACGAAAATGGACCATCTGTTCTTTCAAGCCAGAAAGTTCAACCAGGATGTTGGCGGGTGGAATACGGTCAGCGTGACGGATATGGAAGGGATGTTTTTCGGGGCCACTGCCTTCGATCAGGAGATTGGCGGTTGGAATACGGAGAACGTCACGACGATGAAAAACATGTTCTACGAGGCCGAGACGTTCAATGGAGACGTGAGCAGCTGGAATACGTCGAGCGTGAAGAACATGGAGGGACTGTTTTACGGCGCCAAGAGGTTCAACAAGAAGGTTGGAGGTTGGGATACACGTAGTGTCACGAACATGAGGAGTTCGTTTGGGCGTGCTCACGCATTCAACCAGGAGATTGGGGAGTGGGACACGAGCGACGTGACGGACATGGCCTATATGTTCTTCGACGCCGAAGCATTCAATAAGGGTATTGGCGAGTGGCACACGAGCAAGGTGACGAACATGAACCATATGTTCAACGAGGCCGAATCCTTCGACCAAAATGTGTCTTCCTGGTGTGTAAGCCAAATCGATACGACACCAACCGATTTTTCGAGGCTTGCCGCGTTTTCGGGCTCTCCCGAAAAGTTTCCGGATTGGGGACAGTGCCCGCAATAG
- a CDS encoding PKD domain-containing protein, with amino-acid sequence DGVSCVLDVGDGSSYEVGSCGVVTSRTHAYAGAGSYDVSLVASDPEGAEGEATGSVVVTSATDGVDPNGAPVVESLSVSPSEVGVGSVVTFAWRVVDPDGDGVSCVLDVGDGSSYEVGACGVVTSRTHAYVGAGSYDVSLEASDPHDATGDAATVVDVIAFDAVAGGASFSLALDAAGDAWAWGSDGNGQVGNGGVETADRSTPQRVRMPEGVTFVALAAGDRHAVALDADGRAWAWGNDASGRLGDGGTNEDQDEPVQVDLPDGVTVTRVVAGSYHTLALDADGKAWAWGDDGQGQLGDGGSNEDRAVPVEVDMPAGVSFTDLAAGQNHSLALDHEGRAWAWGWNGNGQLGIGGVKGNQSVPTAVIMPAETSFTDLAAGYGHSLAVDATGAAWAWGWNADGQLGIGNQEKQNQPTAVSMPANTSFTKLVAGRTHSLSVDADGAVWAWGDDGNGRLGDGTGSASQSTPVGVEAPWSDAITSLSAGRYHSLAVDASGRAWAWGSDTNGRLGNGGADEDASTPTAITIR; translated from the coding sequence GGATGGGGTGTCGTGCGTGTTGGACGTGGGGGATGGGTCGTCGTACGAGGTGGGGTCGTGTGGGGTGGTGACGTCGCGGACGCATGCGTACGCGGGTGCGGGTTCGTACGACGTGTCGCTCGTGGCGTCGGATCCGGAGGGGGCGGAGGGGGAGGCGACGGGGTCGGTGGTGGTGACGTCGGCGACGGATGGGGTGGATCCGAACGGTGCGCCGGTGGTGGAGTCGTTGTCGGTGAGTCCGTCGGAGGTGGGGGTGGGGTCGGTGGTGACGTTCGCGTGGCGGGTGGTGGATCCGGATGGGGATGGGGTGTCGTGCGTGTTGGACGTGGGGGATGGGTCGTCGTACGAGGTGGGGGCGTGTGGGGTGGTGACGTCGCGGACGCATGCGTACGTGGGTGCGGGTTCGTATGACGTGTCGCTCGAGGCGTCGGATCCGCACGACGCAACGGGTGACGCCGCCACGGTCGTCGACGTCATCGCCTTCGACGCGGTGGCGGGGGGCGCGAGTTTCTCCCTGGCCTTGGACGCCGCAGGCGACGCGTGGGCGTGGGGCAGTGACGGAAACGGACAGGTGGGGAACGGCGGCGTGGAGACCGCCGACCGCTCGACGCCGCAGCGCGTCCGCATGCCGGAGGGCGTGACGTTCGTCGCCTTGGCGGCCGGGGATCGCCACGCCGTCGCGCTCGACGCGGACGGCCGTGCCTGGGCGTGGGGAAACGATGCGAGCGGGCGGCTCGGCGATGGGGGAACGAACGAAGATCAGGACGAACCCGTCCAGGTCGACCTCCCCGACGGCGTCACGGTCACGCGCGTCGTGGCCGGTTCGTACCACACGCTCGCGCTCGACGCGGACGGCAAGGCGTGGGCGTGGGGCGACGATGGGCAGGGGCAACTCGGCGATGGAGGATCGAACGAAGATCGGGCGGTTCCCGTCGAGGTCGACATGCCAGCCGGCGTCTCGTTCACCGATCTGGCGGCAGGACAAAACCACTCGCTCGCCCTCGACCACGAGGGCCGTGCGTGGGCGTGGGGGTGGAACGGGAACGGCCAGCTCGGGATCGGGGGCGTGAAAGGCAACCAAAGCGTGCCGACGGCGGTCATCATGCCTGCGGAAACGAGTTTCACGGACCTTGCGGCGGGGTACGGGCACTCGCTGGCCGTGGACGCGACGGGTGCCGCGTGGGCGTGGGGATGGAACGCCGACGGCCAGCTCGGAATCGGGAACCAGGAAAAGCAAAACCAGCCGACCGCCGTCTCCATGCCGGCGAACACGAGCTTCACGAAGCTCGTTGCCGGCCGAACGCACTCGCTTTCGGTGGACGCGGACGGCGCCGTGTGGGCGTGGGGAGATGATGGGAATGGACGACTCGGGGACGGGACGGGGTCGGCTTCGCAGTCGACACCCGTGGGAGTCGAAGCCCCATGGAGCGACGCGATCACGTCCCTCTCGGCCGGGAGGTACCATTCGCTCGCCGTGGACGCGAGCGGACGGGCGTGGGCATGGGGTAGCGATACCAATGGGCGCCTCGGCAACGGCGGAGCGGACGAAGATGCCTCCACGCCCACCGCGATCACGATTCGCTGA